In Rosa chinensis cultivar Old Blush chromosome 1, RchiOBHm-V2, whole genome shotgun sequence, a genomic segment contains:
- the LOC112183490 gene encoding uncharacterized protein LOC112183490 encodes MGGGAHFLKRIPRIKFPQRHPKSSASGSTSHTQDASSASLGSDVPAPLKNPGVGGKASLQPERTPVTAREIDAIISGGCI; translated from the exons ATGGGAGGAGGAGCACATTTTTTGAAGAGAATTCCCAGAATCAAATTCCCACAAAGACACCCAAAATCCTCAGCTTCAG GTTCTACTTCACATACTCAAGATGCATCATCAGCTAGTCTAGGGTCAGATGTTCCAGCGCCACTGAAAAACCCTGGCGTCGGAGGGAAGGCCTCTCTTCAGCCCGAACGCACACCTGTGACAGCCAGAGAAATAGATGCCATAATA TCAGGTGGATGCATTTGA
- the LOC112172586 gene encoding succinate dehydrogenase assembly factor 4, mitochondrial — MATNLSRRFSSTIVTKAEPLARSAVNSVGRLLSSSTGQSQPERENAEVKYDGSAKQDDDGAEDGENDGDELDLNKETGEIGGPKGPEPTRYGDWEKNGRCSDF, encoded by the coding sequence ATGGCGACGAATCTGAGCCGTCGATTCTCATCAACGATCGTAACGAAAGCCGAGCCTCTGGCTCGCTCAGCTGTCAACTCAGTGGGCCGGCTCTTGTCCTCCTCGACCGGGCAATCTCAACCGGAGCGCGAAAACGCGGAGGTGAAATACGACGGAAGCGCCAAACAGGACGACGATGGAGCTGAGGATGGTGAAAATGACGGAGATGAGTTGGACTTGAATAAAGAGACGGGTGAGATCGGCGGGCCGAAAGGGCCCGAGCCGACCCGGTACGGCGACTGGGAAAAAAACGGTCGGTGCTCTGATTTTtaa
- the LOC112183499 gene encoding putative RING-H2 finger protein ATL21A produces MKTLRAIIFCFLLFSSFSCLKTSSTLETCKNAVCQSSEAVIRFPFRIDKRQPETCGFPGFDLTCDMTSQTLLNLPSSGDFTVQGIDYGEQEIWINDPNTCLPKRLLSLNLTGSPFRAGFSEDFTFFNCSLDYLKYKLNPIACMSGSNYTVFATNSARVITYLSTCGKIGTFSVPVEWTFHQEVMSSDLDDHLRLKWDRPGCGSCELRGGKCGFKTNSTKVVCSSLNQRGIPRGARYAITVGVGVPAIMCLIGLLCCMCGRLKPLTMRRTSLPEFNSIGAPQPGIVKGLDVATLAAYPKIVLSESRRLPQPDDSTCSICLSDYRPKEILKTIPECQHCFHANCIDEWLKLNATCPICRKSPQ; encoded by the exons ATGAAAACTCTCAGAGCCATCATCTTCTGcttccttctcttctcttcaTTCTCATGCCTTAAAACGAGTAGTACCTTAGAGACTTGCAAAAACGCTGTTTGCCAATCCAGCGAGGCCGTAATCCGTTTCCCGTTTCGGATCGACAAACGCCAGCCGGAGACTTGTGGCTTCCCCGGTTTTGATCTGACCTGTGACATGACATCCCAAACACTGCTCAATCTTCCCTCTTCGGGGGATTTCACCGTTCAGGGCATAGACTACGGCGAGCAAGAGATATGGATCAACGATCCAAACACCTGCCTCCCCAAACGGCTCCTCTCTCTGAACCTCACCGGCTCTCCGTTTCGGGCTGGGTTTAGTGAAGACTTCACGTTCTTTAACTGCTCCTTGGACTACTTGAAGTACAAGCTAAACCCTATTGCTTGCATGAGTGGTTCCAACTACACGGTTTTCGCCACCAATTCTGCGAGGGTGATTACGTACTTGTCGACGTGCGGTAAGATTGGAACGTTTTCTGTTCCGGTCGAGTGGACGTTTCACCAGGAGGTTATGTCGTCGGACCTCGACGATCATCTCCGGCTAAAGTGGGACCGACCGGGGTGCGGCAGCTGCGAGTTGCGTGGCGGAAAGTGTGGCTTCAAGACCAATTCTACTAAAGTTGTTTGCTCCAGCCTTAATCAACGAG GAATCCCAAGGGGTGCACGCTATGCTATTACAGTGGGCGTTGGAGTGCCAGCAATTATGTGCCTTATAGGGCTATTATGTTGCATGTGTGGCAGACTCAAGCCTTTAACAATGAGACGCACATCACTCCCAGAATTTAATTCAATTGGGGCTCCGCAGCCTGGAATCGTAAAGGGACTCGATGTGGCAACACTTGCGGCTTACCCGAAAATAGTCCTCAGTGAAAGCCGGCGTCTACCGCAGccggatgatagcacttgttcGATATGCTTGTCCGACTACCGGCCGAAGGAGATACTGAAGACCATACCCGAATGCCAACATTGCTTCCATGCTAATTGCATCGATGAATGGCTTAAATTGAATGCTACTTGCCCTATTTGTAGAAAATCTCCACAATGA
- the LOC112183508 gene encoding probable protein phosphatase 2C 8 gives MTFDSGDTRRSLVIEKKNDRSRKRMRVQRLKYTCRTKIRLDVSGGDQERSSGDRQTEKDAGNSVKIVSVSFSSSLENDRVLSSSGDETRDGSRRSSYGVVSVAGRRREMEDAVRAEVGFAVDGKFDFFGVYDGHGGVDVARVCRERFHEVVAEAVEMEVVKGVKEEVDWERVMEGCFRKMDEEVNGISVAKTVGSTAVAAVVTEEQVVVANCGDCRAVLSSSGGTIALALSSDHKPDRADELERIEAAGGRVINWNGSRVLGVLSTSRSIGDQYLRPYVISKPEVTVTKRTEEDEFLVLASDGLWDVISNEVACQVVKKVLQGRIMTRRIINHDRDHVLLNYERPPNSATSSRISEAAAVLAELAMARGSKDNISVIVVDLRKLPN, from the exons ATGACGTTTGATTCCGGCGATACGAGGCGGAGCCTTGTTATTGAGAAGAAGAATGATCGCAGCAGAAAGCGAATGAGAGTCCAGCGGCTCAAGTACACGTGTCGGACAAAGATCCGGCTGGACGTTAGCGGCGGCGACCAGGAACGCAGCTCCGGAGATCGTCAAACTGAGAAGGATGCTGGCAATTCTGTGAAGATAGTATCGGTGTCGTTCTCCTCGTCGTTGGAGAACGACAGGGTCCTGTCGAGTTCTGGAGATGAAACGAGGGACGGGAGTAGGAGGAGTAGCTACGGCGTCGTTTCGGTGGCGGGGAGGAGGAGGGAAATGGAAGACGCGGTGAGAGCGGAGGTAGGGTTTGCGGTCGACGGGAAGTTCGACTTTTTCGGGGTGTACGACGGGCATGGTGGGGTGGACGTAGCGAGGGTTTGTCGGGAGAGGTTCCACGAGGTGGTGGCGGAGGCGGTGGAGATGGAGGTGGTGAAGGGAGTGAAGGAGGAGGTTGATTGGGAGAGGGTGATGGAGGGGTGTTTTCGTAAAATGGATGAGGAGGTGAATGGGATCTCAGTAGCCAAGACGGTTGGGTCTACGGCGGTGGCTGCGGTGGTGACGGAGGAGCAGGTTGTGGTGGCCAACTGTGGTGATTGTAGGGCAGTCTTGTCAAGTTCCGGTGGTACTATTGCCTTGGCCTTGTCTAGTGATCATAAG CCTGATAGAGCAGATGAGTTGGAGAGAATTGAAGCTGCGGGTGGAAGGGTGATCAATTGGAATGGAAGCCGTGTTCTAGGGGTGCTTTCCACTTCCAGATCGATAG GTGACCAGTACCTGAGACCATATGTGATATCGAAACCGGAGGTAACGGTGACGAAGCGAACAGAGGAGGATGAATTCCTCGTCCTAGCTAGTGATGGCCTGTGGGATGTTATATCCAATGAGGTTGCATGTCAAGTTGTGAAGAAGGTCCTTCAAGGCAGAATCATGACGAGAAGGATTATTAATCATGATCGTGATCATGTGCTCCTGAATTATGAAAGGCCGCCAAACAGTGCTACTAGTAGTAGAATATCTGAGGCAGCAGCAGTATTGGCTGAGCTAGCTATGGCCCGGGGAAGCAAAGATAACATTAGTGTCATAGTAGTGGACCTTAGAAAATTGCCCAACTAG